The following are encoded in a window of Roseimaritima ulvae genomic DNA:
- a CDS encoding DUF1559 family PulG-like putative transporter: MRFGYAMRGKRPRRRSGFTLVELLVVIGIIGVLVGLLLPAVQAARGAARRVQCQNRLKQLALALHNYADVHRENLIPYVWEDSQRMNYLATYSGPQGTAQFWFGKLDYDQPDPGQQLDYTLGPLAPFIETSYTSFQCPDFGPSQMDTVRFERPASGYGFNAHYLSRSSGVEYAPPTYAATPSREPPTRRLADVQQTFNTVVFADSAQVKMVSFSPAAFSFEENWLLDPPSNNFPSVHFRHAGQTANVAFLDGHVETRQRHFKVDVPGTNFISAEQAALMDEHQLGYVSDGNLHDLQRQDELYDRQ, translated from the coding sequence ATGCGTTTCGGGTATGCCATGCGCGGAAAGCGTCCGCGGAGAAGGTCTGGTTTCACGCTGGTGGAACTGTTGGTCGTGATCGGAATCATTGGGGTTTTAGTCGGTTTGCTGCTGCCGGCGGTGCAAGCCGCTCGCGGAGCGGCACGCCGGGTTCAATGTCAAAACCGCTTAAAACAACTGGCGTTGGCGCTGCACAACTATGCCGACGTCCATCGCGAAAACTTGATTCCCTACGTGTGGGAAGACAGTCAACGGATGAACTACCTGGCGACCTATTCCGGGCCGCAGGGTACCGCTCAGTTCTGGTTTGGCAAACTGGATTACGACCAACCCGACCCCGGTCAACAATTGGACTACACGCTGGGGCCGCTGGCGCCGTTTATTGAAACCAGCTACACCTCGTTTCAGTGTCCAGACTTTGGGCCCAGCCAAATGGATACGGTGCGTTTTGAACGGCCGGCATCGGGGTATGGTTTTAACGCGCACTATTTATCGCGTTCGTCAGGCGTGGAGTACGCTCCGCCGACGTACGCCGCCACGCCCAGCCGCGAGCCCCCAACGCGCCGGCTGGCGGACGTCCAGCAGACGTTTAACACCGTCGTGTTTGCCGACAGCGCTCAAGTGAAAATGGTGTCGTTCTCGCCGGCGGCTTTCAGCTTCGAGGAAAACTGGCTGCTCGATCCCCCCAGCAATAATTTTCCCAGCGTTCACTTTCGCCATGCAGGGCAAACCGCCAACGTGGCGTTTTTGGACGGTCATGTGGAAACCCGGCAACGGCATTTTAAAGTCGATGTACCCGGCACCAATTTCATCTCCGCCGAACAAGCCGCGCTGATGGACGAGCATCAACTGGGCTACGTCAGCGACGGAAATCTGCACGACCTCCAGCGTCAGGATGAGTTGTATGATCGGCAATAG
- a CDS encoding calcium/sodium antiporter, whose amino-acid sequence MLASVQIVAGLVTLIVGGELLVRGASAIATAMRIPPLIIGLTVVAFGTSAPELGVSLQAAYAGSVDVAVGNVIGSNIFNVLFVLGLSALFAPLIVSSQLIRFDVPLMIGASILTWWLARDGGLSRLDGLWLFGLLVVYLLMCFFNGRRKPTASAAPAIPTEDLVDEAEAAPRRLPLQFVYMVAGLVGLTFGAKWLVTGAVSVATWMGVSELIIGLTIVAIGTSLPEIVTSVVASIRGERDIAVGNVVGSNLFNLGCVLGISSIVAPQGIPVGAEALAFDMPVMIAVAAVCFPIFFTGQVIARWEGGLFLVYFVAYTTLLIVSQTHPSLAEQYRWVLGYVVVPLTLLTVAGSFLMSLRQPAHVEN is encoded by the coding sequence ATGTTGGCGAGTGTTCAAATTGTCGCAGGGTTGGTGACCCTGATCGTGGGAGGCGAGTTGTTGGTCCGCGGGGCCTCGGCCATCGCCACCGCGATGCGAATCCCGCCGCTGATTATCGGCTTGACCGTGGTCGCCTTCGGGACCAGCGCCCCGGAACTGGGGGTCAGTTTGCAGGCTGCCTACGCCGGTTCGGTCGACGTGGCGGTGGGCAACGTGATCGGCAGCAACATTTTTAATGTGCTGTTCGTGCTGGGCTTGTCCGCTCTATTCGCACCGCTGATCGTCTCCAGCCAGCTGATTCGGTTCGATGTGCCGCTGATGATCGGAGCCTCGATTCTGACTTGGTGGTTGGCCCGCGACGGTGGCCTGTCGCGACTCGATGGCCTCTGGTTGTTCGGGCTGCTGGTCGTGTATCTGCTGATGTGTTTTTTCAATGGGCGCCGCAAACCCACCGCGAGTGCTGCTCCAGCAATCCCCACCGAAGATTTGGTGGACGAAGCCGAAGCGGCACCGCGGCGTCTGCCGCTGCAGTTTGTGTATATGGTCGCCGGCTTGGTGGGATTAACCTTCGGCGCCAAATGGCTGGTCACCGGCGCGGTCAGCGTGGCCACCTGGATGGGGGTCAGCGAGTTGATCATCGGTTTGACGATTGTCGCCATCGGCACCTCGCTTCCCGAAATCGTCACTTCGGTGGTGGCCAGTATTCGGGGAGAACGAGACATCGCCGTCGGCAATGTGGTGGGCAGCAACCTATTTAACCTGGGCTGTGTGCTGGGCATTTCCAGCATCGTCGCTCCGCAAGGCATTCCGGTGGGGGCGGAAGCGTTGGCGTTTGACATGCCGGTGATGATCGCCGTGGCTGCCGTTTGTTTTCCCATCTTTTTCACCGGCCAGGTGATCGCGCGTTGGGAAGGCGGGTTGTTTCTGGTGTATTTTGTCGCCTACACGACGCTATTGATTGTCAGCCAAACCCATCCCTCGCTGGCCGAGCAGTACCGTTGGGTGCTGGGATACGTCGTCGTCCCGCTAACCCTGCTAACGGTTGCCGGCTCGTTCTTGATGAGCCTGCGACAACCCGCGCACGTAGAAAACTAG
- a CDS encoding rhomboid family intramembrane serine protease, producing the protein MAERPVARRRIAKYFLAPQNGRMVEPPSGYETLLQTNQRAECSESRLVLSAVGIHSQAVYREGCWWLYVQQQDMARAAAELEAFHLENPVEAEPTAAASPVLEGATVGILIYAAVLTLVAVYAAHRTYGLEWLSAGQMQTGLVLDGQFWRIVTALTLHLDAGHIGSNLVFGAVFGFLAGRALGGGVAWLVIVLAGALGNGMNAMVQPATHTSIGASTAVFAALGLLVAHALRNRGPVRETLLKRWSPLIGGVVLLAMTGVGGERTDVMAHMTGFVAGLLMGWLASCLPMAWLTNVVVQRVAGVATIALVVVAWIVALAIAG; encoded by the coding sequence ATGGCTGAACGACCCGTCGCTAGGCGGCGGATTGCCAAATACTTTTTGGCCCCGCAGAATGGTCGCATGGTTGAACCGCCGTCGGGCTACGAAACGTTACTGCAGACGAACCAGCGTGCCGAGTGCTCGGAGTCGCGTTTGGTGCTTTCTGCCGTGGGCATTCATTCTCAAGCCGTGTATCGCGAGGGGTGTTGGTGGCTTTACGTTCAACAGCAGGACATGGCCCGGGCGGCTGCGGAATTGGAAGCTTTTCATCTGGAAAACCCGGTCGAAGCGGAGCCTACCGCGGCGGCCTCGCCGGTACTTGAAGGCGCCACGGTGGGGATTCTGATCTACGCCGCCGTGTTGACTTTGGTAGCCGTCTACGCGGCGCATCGAACCTACGGGCTGGAATGGCTGTCGGCCGGTCAGATGCAGACCGGACTGGTACTCGACGGCCAGTTTTGGCGAATCGTGACGGCCTTGACTCTGCACCTGGACGCCGGTCACATCGGATCGAACCTGGTGTTTGGAGCCGTGTTTGGGTTTCTGGCCGGCCGAGCGCTAGGAGGCGGGGTGGCTTGGCTGGTGATCGTGCTGGCCGGCGCACTGGGCAATGGCATGAACGCCATGGTGCAGCCAGCGACGCACACTTCGATCGGAGCCTCGACGGCGGTGTTCGCCGCCCTCGGGCTATTGGTGGCTCATGCGCTGCGCAACCGTGGTCCGGTGCGAGAAACGTTGCTGAAACGTTGGAGCCCGTTGATCGGGGGAGTGGTATTGTTAGCGATGACCGGCGTGGGGGGAGAACGCACCGACGTGATGGCTCATATGACCGGATTTGTTGCCGGCTTGTTGATGGGCTGGCTGGCTAGCTGCCTGCCGATGGCTTGGTTGACGAATGTCGTCGTACAACGCGTCGCCGGCGTGGCCACGATAGCTCTGGTGGTGGTCGCTTGGATCGTCGCTCTGGCCATCGCCGGGTAG